Below is a window of Neofelis nebulosa isolate mNeoNeb1 chromosome 8, mNeoNeb1.pri, whole genome shotgun sequence DNA.
ACAAACCAGCTCTCAGCCATGATCACTCCAGTGCTCCAGTTCTCTGTTCTGGGgaggtatttctttctttcttgggtttgattcttttttttttttttttttttttttttaagtttacttatttttagtaataaaagccaatgtggggcttgaactcacaaccccaagatctgGTTGCATGTTCTtctgagtcagccaggagcccttTGGGTTTGATTCTTGACTCCTTTCCTCTGGGATCCTCCTCCCCCCAACagactcatacacacacactcctttgCTTAAGCTAACTAAGGCTGGGGAATGGGGAGGAAGTGTTTCCTTCTTTAGTACTAGCCGGCTGGGCTGCGACTGGGCTGCATTTGAAACTGCCGGGGAGGCTGCTGAGCCATTGGCAGAGGGAACTGCAGTCTACCGCAGAGATGGGGACAGCCCTACCAGCCACTGAGATCTGTGTCAGGTGCCTTGCTAAACACATACATCCCATGTGGTTCCAGCCCTCTTATCACATAGACCCCATTctccagatgaggaaagtgaggcaggatccttaagaaacttgctcaagttcacacagctacaTAACTGCCTGAGcctatatttaaatgttttcaaccCTTTCAACCCATATTATACCTtcatgtagttttgttttgttttgttttgttttgttttgttttgtttttttaatttaaaccatGGTCCACAGAAACCTTTAAGTCAAAGTGATTTTGTTTGGAAGGTGGAAGTCTCTGGATAATTCTCcagccttctcctcctctcccctcagtCCAAAGTCCGAGGAGCCTAAATGTGTTCCAGAGCTTGGCCCCTTCCTGGGCTCTCCCTTCAGCCTTGCACAGTGTGGTCCCAGTGTGTCCTCTTTACAGCCCTGAGGTAGCAGTGGGGGCGGGAAGTGGAGAGGGGCTTCCTGCCAGCCAATGGGGAAGCGACagcccaggctctgtgctcacatcaTCTGCTCCTGCTAAGACAATCATCAACATAAAAGGCTAATTGTATTAATCACCAAGGCACCCCCTCCCTTTTGGGAGAATTATGAATTGCAATTGCAGATGGCTCCACTGATTGAAGGCAGTGCTCAGCAGGGAGAAGGGCCAGATCAGATTACACACCATTAATTAAAAACTTCCCCTGACAAACAGGAGGAAGGGCTGGCGCACCAAGGGTCTGCCTGGTTGGGTCTCCGTCCTCCCCATGGTCCTGCCCCCCATCCAGACCTAGGGGCCGGGACTGTGAAGCTTCATTGCCCCTGGCTGGAACCTCTGAATTTGGCTCCCTGAGGACCAGCCCTTCCCTCATCCAAACAGATGGCTGGCTGTCCTATTAAAGGGCTCCAGAGAAGGAGAAACTAACCTTTGGTTACTCATTCCTGTGTCTAACTTTGGATGCTTTTCAGATTCTAACCTATTTCCTCACTTTTCATGAAGCTTGTGTCTTCTTGCTCTAGTCTGTTCTGACAGAGCACAACTCTAAAGATCTAGTTGTGAAATTAgcccccagctctctctccaAGCAGATCCCCTTACGTTTTTGGCCTGGAAGTTCCTGAGACAGAGGTTACACAGTCTGCTCTGGAGTAgttgggttggggggtggggggctcaagTGTGGGTGTGCACTCTCGTCCAGCTGCCCCTCCCTTGGAGCATAGGCATCCTCAGCTGTTCTCATCCCGGCTCGTCTGAATTTGTAACTCCTGAATTCTCCTCTTGATCAATTactgcctcccctccttccccagtcGCCCGGcctcagtcattcattcatcaaacttTTATTGAGCACCCAGTGTGTGCTCTGCTCTGGGGACGCGGAGACAATTTGTCTAGGAGCTTCAGAGTCCACTGCAGGAGCTCCACCCCTCCTGCCCTCTTCAACCTTCTAGTTcttgtttccttccctcctctggcTGCAGCTCAGATAAGCCCCCCCGGAGCTCTATTTTGGAGAATTCTAAGCTGGAGCTGGGGAGACCTTAGGGGGCTGTGGTACTGAGCTGGGTGACCTTTAGCAAGTCAATTACATCCTCTATacgcgcgtgtgcacacacacacacacacacacacacacacacccagctgTCCCTGCTTATGAAAGGGCACGAGAAGCCTCTGGGCTCTGAGAGATTGTGAAGATGGATGAGTGGGGCCCGGCTTGGAGAGATGTGAATAGTATTCTGCACTTGACAATATTATAGAACGCTGAACACGGCCGCTGTGGCCACGAGCACTTGGGGACTCAGCTCTTGTTCTGTCACCCTGCCCTTGAAAGACTTTGGTAGCCCCTCCCATCCCCAGCGCCTTTGGAGACATCATGGAAAAGGACCTATCTTTTTTATGGATTTGGTTGCTGTATCTCAGGGTACCATGGTGATGAGCACCATAGAGATGAGAAGAACTGACTTTTATTGGCTTGTCTCTTTGTTCCGgtgtcccccctcaccccccctccacacacacacacaaagctccCAGGTCAGCAGACccaggagagaaggaggcagggccCCGTGTAAGTGGAAcagatgaaaggagaaaaatgtactctcttttccctccctctcaatcatccccccatctctctctttcttcctccctcccattaCCAAAAGCAATTGTATTCAAACCCGATAATTACAGTAACAGCTACAATAATCatcatttattgtttgttttttaagcattttaactTCCAAAAACATTTTCCAATCTCTTGTTTTCACAGCAGGCCCTGGGGGAGGACtatgcccattttatagctgGGGAAGCCGAGATCCAGGTAGGACCCCAAGTCATGGGGAGagtatgtttacagcagcttgtaaatattagcaaaccaattGAGACCTAGGAGTCCTTCAGAGGCACTGAAGGCAAATCTTGGTTTCTTGGGTCATTCCTGAGTTCTTACCATCCTCGGACTTAATAGCATTTTGAGGATCTTGGTAGAACTGAGAATGAGGCTGGAGACAGCTTGTGGCCCAGGTCATGGGCTGGGGGCCGGGATAGGGACATCCTCCCTCTCTGGATTGCTCCCATGAATGGGGATGGGGGATGGAAGGTGGGCAAACACCTGGAAAAGGCCTGTTTGGCCCAAACCTCCCTTGCCTATATGCTGCCCCTCTGCCAGCCCTAGAAAAGGCTCCTCTTTGTGTCAGCGCTTCCCAAGGATGGGGTCCTCTCCTGAGCATTTGGAGGTGTGAGGAATGAAGATCTATTGGAAGGGCTGTCTCTGTCCTCAGGAAGCCCCCACACTGAGGGCAGGTCCCTAGCCCCCAAACCATACCCaagagcagagataataccttTGAGGAGCTCAGAGACTGTCCTGGGGCCTGATTCTTCTGGGAAGTCTGGCTCTCCCCGCCAAGGGTGGGGTGAGAAGTTGGGGCTCCCCGAGGTCTCTACATCTCTTAGTGTCTAAGCTGAGTGGCTGTCTGGGCTCCAATACTCAAGACAAGGGGGTCTGGAGGCCCAGGATGCCCACCAGAGTCCAGATGGATGAGAGAAGGGGAGGACAGTCATGAATTCCCCTGCCTCCTTCTGCTCTGTCCCATTAAGAGATGtaggaggaggaaactgaacaGATTTGCTCCCCAGATTCTTTCTATCCAGAAATATAATACCAGGGATAGGGAGTGGCATTCCCTGCCCACCCTGTTAGGACAAGAGGCCAAGCCTCCCCGTCTTTCCTGCCCTCATCCACCCCCAACCCCGCTTTCCTTGTAAAACCTGAAGTCTAGTTCTACGAGGCATGCTACCCACCTAAAGGGTGCCTCTCAGAAGCCGGAAGGTGGGGGCCAAGTTCTATACCACCTGACATGCATTGCCCATTTCAGTGTCCCCTGAACTGCACTGGGATTCTTTCTTCTCGGGCTCCACCCCTGTCATTTTCTCCACTTCTTCAGTGCCCATGAGGATGACCAGTCGCTGGGCCATGGTTCTGGTGTCAGGGAACAGGATAAAATTATAGATCAGCGAAGCCAGGACAGCTCCTGTCAGGGGTCCCACCCAGAAGATCTGCAAAAGCAGAGAGAAGTAGGTGCCCCAGTCAGGAGCTATGAGGATCATAGGGTAGCTTTGGgatccctgcctgcctccctagTGTTGGCTCTGTCGTCCGGGACCCCTCGAGCTGCTGCAAGTTGACAAAATTGAGAAGCAGGTGTTCTGCCTTTCAGGTCCCTGCAGGTGAGGTGACCTTGCCTTCAATAGGGCGGGCCCAGTCTCCTCACCACtctgtttccctcctctcccctcccgtGTTCCAACCAGAAGCCCTGGCTAGTGCTGTTCCTGTCTCTGCTggtgtgtgtgtctatttctgtttgtctttttctttatccaaGTTTGGAAACTGGTCCAGCTGGAGAAAGTGAATAAGGAAACAGCCAGGACTTAAGGCCTGGGCCAAGGCTGCATCTCCTGTCCTGGCCCATTTATGGACATTCCACTGGGTACTCTGGGCTATTGAAGCTGGATAGACAGGAAATACAAGCCAGGATACTCGCTTTTGTCTTCTGAGCTTAGGGAAACCTCCTTTGGGGGTCAAGATGGCCTGTGGTAGGGGGCCTTGTCTCCCCAAGTCCCTGTGGACCCACCGCTGGTGAAAGCCACAATCCCtatctcccctgctcaggctctcccCACCTAATGGCTGCCAGTACAGGCTCTCACCCAGTGGACCGTGAACTTCCCAACGACGATGGCGGGGCCGAAGGAGCGGGCTGGGTTCATGGAGCAGCCGGTGAAGTAGATCTGGAGGGGCAAGTGGAGGTTTGTGGTGTGAGGAGGCTTAAAGCAGGCCTGGGAGGGGACAGCCTCCTCTGCCCTGGCTTAGAGCCCCGGCACCCGCCTTGGGCACTGCCGTATCCTGGGCCCGGACTGTGGGAACACAGCCTCGGCCCAACGCATTAAGGGCTCAGGGAGGGACACTTCCTGGCCTTCAGGGCCTCTGCAGTCTCCCCAAGGAGGGATcagtgtgtgcatacacacagtGCCCTCTTTGCCTCTTACCCCAATGAGATGGCCCAATGCCACAGAGATCCCAATCACGATAGCTGGGGAGCCCGATGCTTGACGGTTGTTGGTGGAAGCAAAAACACAGAGCACCAACTGCAGGGTCAGAACCAGCTCCACTGCCACGGCCTGGCCAGTTGAGATGTTGCTCTGGACCTGGGTGAGGAGGAGGCTATGCTGGAGGCGAAGGGGTCTCTGCCAGGGGTTGGCGACCCCATTGGACCTCATTGCCTCACTGTGAGGAGGTGATGCCTCACCACCGCCAAGTCCAGGACTTAAGGAGATGAAGGATCGGGGACAGCTGGCAGTAGAGTTCGGGTCAGCCCTGGACATTTGCTGCCTGCAGAAACGCGTGGCACCCCCTCCTAGCCCACCGGTTTGTTGAGGCCAGTAGCTGGCGACAGGCTCAGGactggtggggaagggaaggctcAGAGCAGCTGGGGTGCATGTTTTCAAGCAGCCTGGGAGGAGACCGTGGGTAGGAGTGGAAGGAGGAGACTTGGGGAAGTAGGTGGAAGGATAGATGATTAGGGGAATCTGGAGGAGTGAGGCCTCAGGGTGCTGAGGAAGGAGGAACATGGGAACACAGAGGAGCAGGGCACATGGGGCGGACCTGGAGAGAAGAAGGGCATGCCAGGTCTCCTGCATTACccacagccctcccccccccccccaacccccgctaCCCTGCCTCTTAAATGCCTGGTCCTTCCCTGACTCTTACTTCTTAGTTGCAGCTTCTCTCTGTTCTACCTGTTCCTCATACCATAaccccactcctgctctgcctGCACTAAGGCCACAGTCTGGTTCCCCTGGgtcccagggcccagcccagagCAGGTAAGGAGCACGTGGTCAAGTTATcacctccctgtcccctctcctcaGGCCTGGTCCTCCACCCTTACCACCTGTGTGGGCATCCCTTTTCTGGCCCTGCCGGGTGACCCTCCCTGCACCTACCATGTTAATCCCAAGGGTGTCTTGGATGTCTCCTGGTATGACCGCATAAAGCACTGAGGCCCCCACAATGGCCCCCGTCAGCTGAGCAGCCACATAGGCCACGGCACGGGGCAGGGAGATTTGGGAGCTCACGAGGAAGGCCAGCGTCACAGCAGGGTTGATGTGGGCCCCGCTGGCCTTCCAGGTGACCTGCACAGCCACGGCCGTGACCAGGTTGAAGGTGATGGCGGTCTGTAGCATGGTGGGACGCGCCGAGGGCCAGGGCAGACTGGAGCCCACACCAAAGAACACGTACAGCCCTGTGGCCAGGAACTCAGCAAACAGCTCCTTGCTGATAGCTCTCCAGAGCTGGCCCAGCAGCATCCTGGCCAAGCCTCACCCTCCAGGCCACACGGTGTCCTGGTCCTGCTGCTTTGGCTGCCGCCTCTACTCCTGGGGCCTCTTGCCTCTGATCTTCGCTGTCTCCTGGGGTCTCTTGCCTCTGGCCTGCTCTGGCTGTCTCACTGTGTTGAGGCTCCTCTGGCCCCCACCTGGTCAGACTGTGCAGGGAGCAGGCGCACAGGATTATGTGTGtctgggtgggtgggaggtgcaGGGCTCATATAAGGAGTGGTGCTCACACGCTTGCCCCACCCTGAGCTCACCtgacagctgggggaggggggcggcctccaggtgctgagctggaACCTCCAGGTTTCCAAGCTGGACGGGCCTCACTCTGCTGCAGGCACAGGCCTGGCCCAAGGGTGGCAGGTACAGGAGTCATGGTGGGCATGGGATTCCAGGGTGGTCACATCCCGATGTCAGCTCAGAGGCAGCAAGCTCGCCAGGTCCCCAAGTCCAAGGCCTGCTTCAGAGGCTCCTGTTGTCCCGGTCCCCTCTGCCTGCAGGCTCTGCCTCCAGATGGGCTCACACTATTCTATGC
It encodes the following:
- the AQP6 gene encoding aquaporin-6, with the protein product MLLGQLWRAISKELFAEFLATGLYVFFGVGSSLPWPSARPTMLQTAITFNLVTAVAVQVTWKASGAHINPAVTLAFLVSSQISLPRAVAYVAAQLTGAIVGASVLYAVIPGDIQDTLGINMVQSNISTGQAVAVELVLTLQLVLCVFASTNNRQASGSPAIVIGISVALGHLIGIYFTGCSMNPARSFGPAIVVGKFTVHWIFWVGPLTGAVLASLIYNFILFPDTRTMAQRLVILMGTEEVEKMTGVEPEKKESQCSSGDTEMGNACQVV